In a single window of the Thermus sp. LT1-2-5 genome:
- a CDS encoding ribonucleotide-diphosphate reductase subunit beta, whose amino-acid sequence MLTQPRLHYRPYEYPGLLRYRDAIRHSYWVHTEFSYAADLQDYALADPKERALVERSLLAIAQVELAVKLFWARIYDRFPKPEVAEVGMTFAESEVRHANAYAHLLDLLGLNERFQKALEEETALKERQRLLQEVLRRARQEDLKAYAHALLLFAAFTEHISLFSQFYALMAINRRSGRFKGISNAIEATSKEENIHGLFGVELLRLLRQELPERFGEGFAEEALAWAMRFFQGEEALVDWIFAEGDLGVVSREEVLEFLKHRYNEVLSLHGLPAPFAPRAELLRDTEWFSLELLADKEVDFFNKRSVAYARRVQSYDPDELF is encoded by the coding sequence ATGCTCACTCAGCCTAGGCTTCATTACCGCCCCTACGAGTACCCCGGGCTTCTCCGCTACCGGGATGCCATCCGGCACAGCTACTGGGTGCACACGGAGTTCAGCTACGCCGCTGACCTGCAGGACTACGCCCTAGCCGACCCTAAGGAGCGGGCCTTGGTGGAACGGTCCCTCTTGGCCATCGCCCAGGTGGAGCTCGCCGTCAAGCTCTTCTGGGCCCGGATCTACGACCGTTTCCCCAAGCCGGAGGTGGCGGAGGTGGGGATGACCTTCGCCGAAAGCGAGGTGCGCCACGCCAACGCCTACGCCCACCTTCTGGATCTCCTTGGCCTCAACGAGCGCTTCCAGAAAGCCCTGGAAGAGGAAACCGCCCTAAAGGAACGCCAGCGCCTCCTTCAGGAGGTTCTGCGCCGCGCTCGCCAGGAGGACTTAAAGGCGTACGCCCACGCCCTCCTCCTCTTCGCCGCCTTCACGGAGCACATCTCCCTCTTCTCCCAGTTCTACGCCCTCATGGCCATCAACCGCCGCTCGGGGCGCTTCAAGGGCATTTCCAACGCCATAGAGGCCACCAGCAAGGAGGAGAACATCCACGGCCTCTTCGGGGTAGAGCTCCTCCGCCTCCTCCGACAGGAGCTTCCCGAGCGCTTCGGCGAGGGCTTTGCCGAGGAGGCCCTGGCCTGGGCCATGCGCTTCTTCCAGGGGGAGGAGGCCTTGGTGGATTGGATCTTCGCCGAGGGCGACTTAGGGGTGGTTTCCCGGGAAGAGGTGTTGGAGTTTCTCAAGCACCGCTACAACGAGGTTCTTTCCCTTCATGGCCTCCCTGCCCCCTTCGCGCCCCGGGCCGAGCTCCTTCGGGACACCGAGTGGTTCTCCCTGGAGCTTCTCGCCGATAAGGAGGTGGACTTCTTCAACAAGCGCAGCGTGGCCTACGCACGCCGCGTGCAGAGCTACGATCCGGACGAGCTTTTTTAA
- a CDS encoding ribonucleoside-diphosphate reductase subunit alpha: MVEVKRVYEPWYWVNEWTRLYMSRGYLLPGVSVEERVRQIAARAEALTGIPGFAEKFSRYMAYGWYSLATPVWANYGLKRGLPISCYGTYVEDDTASILRAVAEIGMMSKQGGGTSVYLGELRPRGAPIRDNGESNGSYAFASLFDRAIEVFNQGSTRRGQCAAYLPIEHPDFWEWTRIQRENSEIQSLFWGVSVGDDWLEAMVAGDREKRDRWAAVLKSRAEVGIPYIFFRDNANRQAPEIFRALGKQIHASNLCTEIMLPSSPEESFVCCLSSLNLLHFDRWKDTDAVETLVIFLDSVLDDFIEKAAGIPYMERAVRFAKRYRAIGIGVLGWHSYLQSKGVALESAEALFLNNLIFKTIRERAEEASRWLRARHPEDELAEIMERRNATLLAIAPTKSSSFILGQVSPSVEPYTSNYYLKDLQKARVPFKNPFLEELLREKGKDEEKVWRSILEHNGSVQHLDFLSEEEKAVFKTFAEVSQKTLVNLAAARQRHIDQGQSLNLVIHPEAPPKDVNELVLHAWRSGLKSLYYQFSASAAQAYSRDLLLSCRACEG, from the coding sequence ATGGTTGAGGTGAAACGGGTATACGAGCCTTGGTACTGGGTTAACGAGTGGACGCGGCTGTACATGAGCCGGGGCTACCTCCTCCCTGGGGTCAGCGTGGAGGAGCGGGTGCGGCAGATTGCCGCGCGGGCCGAGGCCCTCACGGGCATCCCCGGCTTCGCCGAGAAGTTTTCGCGCTACATGGCCTACGGTTGGTACTCCCTGGCCACGCCCGTTTGGGCCAACTACGGCCTCAAGCGGGGGCTGCCCATCTCCTGCTACGGCACGTACGTGGAGGACGACACCGCCTCCATCCTGCGGGCGGTGGCGGAAATCGGCATGATGAGCAAGCAGGGGGGTGGAACCTCCGTGTACTTGGGGGAGCTCCGTCCCCGGGGTGCCCCCATCCGCGATAACGGGGAGAGCAACGGCTCTTACGCCTTTGCCAGCCTCTTTGACCGGGCCATCGAGGTCTTCAACCAGGGCTCCACCCGCCGGGGCCAGTGCGCCGCCTACCTGCCCATAGAGCACCCCGACTTTTGGGAGTGGACCCGGATCCAACGGGAAAACTCCGAGATCCAGTCCCTCTTCTGGGGGGTGAGCGTGGGGGACGACTGGCTCGAGGCCATGGTGGCGGGGGACCGGGAGAAACGGGATCGTTGGGCCGCTGTCCTAAAGAGCCGCGCCGAGGTGGGCATTCCCTACATTTTCTTCCGGGACAACGCCAACCGCCAGGCCCCTGAGATTTTCCGCGCCTTGGGTAAGCAGATTCACGCCAGCAACCTCTGCACGGAGATCATGCTCCCCTCTAGCCCCGAGGAGAGCTTCGTCTGTTGCCTTTCCTCCTTAAACCTCCTCCACTTTGATCGGTGGAAGGACACGGACGCGGTGGAGACCCTGGTCATCTTCCTGGACTCCGTGTTGGACGACTTCATCGAGAAGGCTGCGGGCATCCCCTACATGGAGCGGGCCGTGCGCTTCGCCAAGCGGTACCGCGCTATCGGGATTGGGGTCTTAGGGTGGCACAGCTATCTGCAGTCCAAGGGTGTGGCCCTGGAGAGCGCCGAGGCCCTTTTCCTCAACAACCTCATCTTCAAAACCATCCGGGAGCGGGCGGAGGAAGCTTCTCGTTGGCTGCGCGCCCGACACCCGGAGGACGAGCTGGCCGAGATCATGGAACGGCGCAACGCCACCCTCCTCGCCATCGCCCCCACCAAGTCCAGTTCCTTCATCCTGGGACAGGTGTCCCCTTCCGTGGAGCCCTATACCAGCAACTACTACCTGAAGGACCTGCAGAAAGCGCGGGTGCCCTTCAAAAACCCCTTCCTGGAGGAGCTTCTTCGGGAAAAGGGTAAGGACGAGGAAAAGGTTTGGCGGAGCATCCTAGAGCACAACGGTTCGGTGCAGCACCTGGACTTCCTGAGCGAGGAGGAAAAGGCGGTGTTCAAAACCTTCGCCGAGGTTTCCCAGAAAACCTTGGTGAACCTGGCTGCGGCCCGGCAGCGGCACATCGACCAGGGGCAGTCCTTGAACCTGGTGATCCACCCGGAGGCCCCACCCAAGGACGTGAACGAGCTCGTGCTCCACGCCTGGCGCTCGGGGCTAAAGAGCCTTTACTACCAGTTTAGCGCCAGCGCCGCCCAGGCCTACAGCCGCGACCTGCTCCTCTCCTGCCGGGCCTGCGAAGGCTAG
- a CDS encoding glycosyltransferase family A protein: MISVLIPTKGRPAFLLQALASLRRQTFPWFEALVVEDGDGEGLEAARSLQDPRIRPFWNHGRGQVEARLTGLAEAKGEIVLFLDDDDLLLAPTYLHRVWRALRGGEGVAYGEGVFLLDLEALPFAPGEVGEWLLRDNRILASGTALSRASLLALGGLDPEMGDYWDWDLWLRAYRAGLPFRYLRGPNVGVRVHGNNQSYGRRLAERALYLERLRAKHGLPPTPVKDHLQLC, translated from the coding sequence TGATTAGCGTCCTCATCCCCACCAAGGGCCGCCCCGCCTTTCTCCTCCAGGCCCTGGCGTCCCTGCGGCGGCAAACCTTCCCCTGGTTTGAGGCGCTGGTGGTGGAGGACGGGGACGGGGAAGGCCTGGAGGCGGCCCGCTCCCTCCAAGACCCCAGGATCCGCCCCTTTTGGAACCACGGCCGGGGCCAGGTGGAGGCCCGCCTCACGGGCCTAGCGGAGGCCAAAGGGGAAATCGTCCTCTTCCTGGACGACGACGACCTTCTCCTCGCCCCCACCTACCTGCACCGGGTCTGGCGGGCCCTCCGCGGTGGAGAGGGGGTGGCCTATGGGGAGGGGGTCTTCCTCCTGGACCTCGAGGCCCTCCCCTTTGCCCCGGGGGAGGTGGGGGAGTGGCTCCTTCGGGACAACCGCATCCTGGCCTCGGGCACGGCCTTATCCCGGGCCTCCCTCCTGGCCCTAGGCGGCCTCGACCCCGAGATGGGGGACTACTGGGACTGGGACCTGTGGCTCCGCGCCTACCGGGCGGGCCTCCCCTTTCGCTACCTGCGGGGCCCCAACGTCGGCGTGCGGGTCCACGGGAACAACCAAAGCTACGGGCGCCGCTTGGCGGAGCGCGCCCTTTACCTGGAACGCCTCCGGGCCAAGCATGGCCTTCCCCCCACCCCCGTCAAGGATCACCTGCAGCTCTGCTAG